A genomic segment from Cyanobium sp. NIES-981 encodes:
- the mrdA gene encoding penicillin-binding protein 2, protein MAYGQAGRHSGMGQQPVLLLAVVLLFSGAMVARLAWLQLVHGAENRERADDNRIRLMPRNPIRGRLLDRNGQVLATSLLTYNLYIQPREVSDAAWPALRDRLAGLLGLPAADLDERRTSGNNAEGFRIQLAEGLRPEQVLRFREQASGLRGAEVDVDVLRSYPHGRLGAHVLGYTSGITEEEYERLRDKGYRIRDRVGRSGLEKAYEAHLRGEWGGQQVEVNAAGQVQRVLGDKPAKAGKDLRLTLDLPLQQAAERALDGVRKGAIVAMDPQTGAIRALASRPTFDPNVFSPAPSSREWAALNGPNSPLLNRAFQGFPPASTFKIVTTAAALESGVYSPDSRVLTTNSFCYAGLCYGDHGAHGMVGFPFALAVSSNTFYYRVGLKIGPDALFKTARRLGYGSVTGIELTEEETPGLLGDQAWKKEVLGEPWTPVDTITSSIGQGALQVTPLQMARLYAAVANGGWLVTPHLVERPMPRSRINLKPSTVAVLQKGLRMVVTEGTARLLNDPKLPPVAGKTGTGEDPPRPDHAWFGGYAPADKPTLVIVAFGENSGGYGGTVAAPMVKALMTTWFRSTAAASGG, encoded by the coding sequence ATGGCCTACGGCCAGGCCGGACGCCACAGCGGCATGGGCCAGCAGCCCGTGCTGCTGCTCGCGGTGGTGCTGCTGTTCAGCGGTGCGATGGTGGCGCGGCTGGCCTGGCTGCAGCTGGTGCATGGCGCCGAGAACCGCGAGCGCGCCGATGACAACCGCATCCGGCTGATGCCGCGCAACCCGATCCGCGGGCGGCTGCTGGACCGCAACGGCCAGGTGCTGGCCACCAGCCTGCTCACCTACAACCTCTACATCCAGCCGCGGGAGGTGTCCGACGCCGCCTGGCCGGCCCTGCGGGACCGCCTGGCGGGCCTGCTGGGGCTGCCCGCCGCCGATCTCGACGAGCGGCGCACCAGCGGCAACAATGCCGAGGGTTTCCGGATCCAGCTGGCGGAGGGCCTGAGGCCCGAGCAGGTGCTGCGCTTTCGTGAGCAGGCCAGCGGTCTGCGGGGCGCCGAAGTGGATGTGGACGTGCTGCGCAGCTATCCCCATGGGCGCCTCGGGGCCCATGTGCTCGGCTACACCAGCGGCATCACCGAGGAGGAGTACGAACGCCTGCGCGACAAGGGCTACCGGATCCGCGACCGGGTGGGCCGCAGCGGTCTGGAGAAGGCCTACGAGGCGCATCTGCGCGGTGAGTGGGGTGGCCAGCAGGTGGAGGTCAATGCCGCCGGCCAGGTGCAGCGTGTGCTGGGGGACAAGCCGGCCAAGGCGGGGAAAGACCTGCGCCTCACCCTCGATCTGCCCCTCCAGCAGGCGGCGGAGCGGGCCCTCGATGGCGTCCGCAAGGGCGCCATCGTGGCCATGGACCCCCAGACGGGGGCCATCCGGGCCCTGGCCAGCCGGCCCACCTTCGATCCCAATGTGTTCTCCCCAGCGCCTTCGAGCCGGGAGTGGGCCGCCCTCAACGGGCCGAACTCCCCGCTGCTGAACCGGGCGTTCCAGGGCTTCCCGCCGGCCAGCACCTTCAAGATCGTCACCACGGCGGCAGCCCTGGAGTCGGGGGTCTACAGCCCCGACTCCAGGGTGCTCACCACCAATTCCTTCTGCTACGCGGGGCTCTGCTACGGAGACCACGGGGCCCACGGCATGGTGGGGTTCCCGTTTGCGCTGGCCGTCAGCAGCAACACTTTCTACTACCGGGTGGGGTTGAAGATCGGCCCGGATGCCCTGTTCAAGACGGCCCGGCGGCTGGGCTACGGCAGTGTCACCGGCATCGAGCTCACCGAGGAGGAAACCCCCGGTCTGCTGGGCGATCAGGCCTGGAAGAAGGAGGTGCTGGGTGAGCCCTGGACACCGGTGGACACCATCACCTCCTCCATTGGCCAGGGGGCCCTGCAGGTGACACCGTTGCAGATGGCGCGGCTCTACGCGGCGGTGGCGAACGGGGGCTGGCTGGTCACGCCGCACCTGGTGGAGCGACCCATGCCCCGCAGCCGCATCAACCTCAAGCCCTCGACCGTTGCGGTGCTGCAGAAGGGCCTGCGCATGGTGGTGACCGAGGGCACGGCCCGGCTGCTCAACGACCCAAAACTGCCGCCGGTCGCCGGCAAGACCGGCACCGGTGAGGATCCCCCCCGGCCGGACCATGCCTGGTTCGGCGGCTACGCCCCTGCCGACAAGCCCACCCTGGTGATCGTGGCGTTCGGCGAGAATTCCGGCGGCTATGGCGGCACGGTGGCGGCTCCCATGGTGAAGGCGCTGATGACCACCTGGTTTCGGAGCACGGCAGCCGCAAGCGGCGGCTGA
- the guaA gene encoding glutamine-hydrolyzing GMP synthase, which produces MTAAPPTPPADAGLEATRTFDAASQSSRPPAIVILDFGSQYSELIARRVRETEVFSLVMGYTTTAEELRAISPKGIILSGGPGSVYEPDAPVCDPGLWELGIPVLGVCYGMQLMVQQLGGSVVAAGRAEYGKAPLHVDDPVDLLTNVEPGSTMWMSHGDSVERLPEGFVRLAHTDNTPEAAVAHHGRHLYGVQFHPEVVHSTCGMALIRNFVYHICGCEADWTTAAFIEEAVSDVRRQVGEKRVLLALSGGVDSSTLAFLLHRAIGDQLTCMFIDQGFMRKGEPEFLVEFFDKRFHINVEYINARERFLARLEGVTDPEEKRKRIGTEFIRVFEEESKRLGPFDYLAQGTLYPDVIESAGTNVDPKTGERVAVKIKSHHNVGGLPKDLQFKLVEPLRRLFKDEVRKVGRSLGLPEEIVGRHPFPGPGLAIRILGEVTSEKLNILRDADLIVREEIRDAGLYNSIWQAFAVLLPVRSVGVMGDKRTYAFPVVLRCVSSEDGMTADWSRLPYDLLETISNRIVNEVKGVNRVVLDITSKPPGTIEWE; this is translated from the coding sequence ATGACCGCCGCTCCCCCGACGCCGCCTGCGGATGCGGGGCTGGAAGCCACCCGCACCTTCGATGCGGCGTCCCAGTCCAGCCGGCCGCCGGCGATCGTGATCCTCGATTTCGGCTCCCAGTACTCCGAACTGATCGCCCGGCGCGTCCGCGAGACCGAGGTGTTCTCCCTGGTGATGGGCTACACCACCACCGCTGAGGAGCTGCGGGCGATCAGCCCCAAGGGGATCATTCTCAGTGGCGGCCCGGGTTCGGTGTACGAACCGGACGCTCCCGTGTGCGATCCGGGGCTGTGGGAGCTCGGTATTCCGGTGCTCGGTGTCTGCTACGGCATGCAGCTGATGGTGCAGCAGCTCGGCGGCTCCGTGGTGGCGGCCGGCCGGGCCGAATACGGCAAGGCTCCGCTGCATGTCGACGATCCTGTGGATCTGCTCACCAATGTGGAACCCGGTTCCACGATGTGGATGAGTCACGGCGATTCGGTGGAGCGGCTGCCGGAGGGGTTCGTGCGGCTGGCCCACACCGACAACACCCCCGAGGCGGCGGTGGCCCACCACGGCCGCCATCTCTATGGCGTGCAGTTCCATCCCGAGGTGGTGCACTCCACCTGCGGCATGGCCCTGATCCGCAACTTCGTCTACCACATCTGTGGTTGTGAAGCCGACTGGACCACCGCCGCCTTCATCGAGGAGGCGGTGTCCGACGTGCGACGTCAGGTGGGCGAGAAGCGGGTGCTGCTGGCCCTCTCCGGCGGCGTGGATTCCTCCACCCTCGCCTTTCTGCTGCACAGGGCGATCGGCGATCAGCTCACCTGCATGTTCATCGACCAGGGGTTCATGCGCAAAGGGGAGCCCGAGTTCCTGGTGGAGTTCTTCGACAAGCGGTTCCACATCAATGTGGAATACATCAATGCCCGCGAGCGCTTCCTCGCCCGGCTGGAGGGCGTGACCGATCCGGAGGAGAAGCGCAAGCGGATCGGCACCGAGTTCATCCGCGTGTTCGAGGAGGAGAGCAAGCGCCTGGGGCCGTTCGATTACCTCGCCCAGGGAACGCTCTATCCCGATGTGATCGAGAGCGCCGGCACCAACGTGGATCCCAAGACCGGTGAGCGGGTGGCGGTGAAGATCAAGAGCCACCACAACGTGGGCGGGCTGCCCAAGGATCTCCAGTTCAAGCTGGTGGAACCGCTGCGCCGGCTGTTCAAGGATGAGGTGCGCAAGGTGGGGCGTTCCCTCGGTCTGCCCGAGGAGATCGTGGGGCGCCATCCCTTCCCGGGCCCGGGCCTGGCCATCCGCATCCTCGGCGAGGTGACCAGCGAGAAGCTCAACATCCTGCGCGACGCCGATCTGATCGTGCGCGAGGAGATCCGCGATGCCGGGCTCTACAACAGCATCTGGCAGGCCTTCGCGGTGCTGCTGCCGGTGCGCAGCGTGGGGGTGATGGGGGACAAGCGCACCTATGCCTTCCCGGTGGTGCTGCGCTGCGTGTCCTCGGAGGACGGCATGACCGCCGACTGGTCGCGTCTGCCCTACGACCTGCTGGAGACGATCTCCAACCGCATCGTCAACGAGGTGAAGGGGGTGAACCGGGTGGTGCTCGACATCACCAGCAAGCCCCCGGGCACGATCGAGTGGGAGTGA
- the cbiD gene encoding cobalt-precorrin-5B (C(1))-methyltransferase CbiD: MVDGRSAPTGFILPVWLAAAARAAVQGLRGEPFDAAQPLQLEPGALPTPVPVEAVAPLAGGWVLAAARADPGPDVLDLTRGQPVWVQARWRHDPGERLELVAGEGVGVVAAAGVPCLSTYARELLRRTLEPLVPADRRLELQLVIPAGRRLAERTSNAAFGVVDGLALIGTQAVVQRSAAPDQLDAALKALRGRVRAPGFDGALVLVIGENGLDLAPRLGVGPHLLVKAGNWLGPLLVAAAEAGVNELLLFGYQGKLLKLAGGIFHTHHHLADGRAEVLTALAALEGLAGPALAQLHAMPTVEAALAGLEDQDAGLAERLRCRIAAAIEQRSGAYLARYGQDGMAVGAVLFDRSRRICAEGPRGGALLRRLAEPSL; this comes from the coding sequence ATGGTTGACGGTCGTTCGGCTCCCACCGGTTTCATCCTGCCGGTGTGGCTGGCGGCGGCAGCGCGGGCCGCGGTTCAGGGCCTGCGCGGTGAACCCTTCGACGCCGCCCAGCCGCTGCAGCTGGAGCCTGGGGCCCTGCCCACGCCGGTGCCGGTGGAGGCGGTGGCTCCCCTGGCCGGCGGCTGGGTGCTGGCGGCGGCCCGGGCGGACCCCGGCCCTGATGTGCTGGACCTCACCCGCGGCCAGCCCGTGTGGGTGCAGGCCCGCTGGCGGCATGACCCCGGCGAGCGGCTGGAGCTCGTGGCCGGGGAGGGCGTGGGCGTGGTGGCCGCCGCCGGCGTGCCCTGCCTCTCCACCTATGCCCGCGAGCTGCTGAGGCGCACGCTCGAACCGCTGGTGCCGGCGGATCGGCGCCTGGAGCTCCAGCTGGTGATTCCGGCGGGCCGCCGCCTGGCGGAGCGCACCAGCAATGCGGCCTTCGGGGTGGTGGACGGCCTGGCCCTGATCGGCACCCAGGCGGTGGTGCAGCGCAGCGCCGCCCCCGACCAGCTGGACGCGGCCCTGAAGGCCCTGCGCGGCCGGGTGCGGGCCCCGGGCTTCGACGGCGCCCTGGTGCTGGTGATCGGGGAGAACGGTCTGGATCTGGCCCCGCGGCTGGGGGTGGGCCCGCACCTGCTGGTGAAGGCCGGCAACTGGCTGGGCCCGCTGCTGGTGGCGGCCGCCGAGGCCGGCGTGAACGAGCTGCTCCTGTTCGGCTATCAGGGCAAGCTGCTGAAGCTGGCTGGGGGCATCTTCCACACCCATCACCATCTGGCCGATGGGCGGGCCGAGGTGCTCACCGCTCTGGCCGCGCTCGAAGGGCTTGCCGGACCCGCCCTGGCCCAGCTCCACGCGATGCCCACCGTGGAGGCGGCCCTCGCCGGGCTGGAAGATCAGGATGCCGGCCTGGCAGAACGGCTCCGCTGCCGGATCGCTGCGGCGATCGAGCAGCGCAGCGGTGCCTACCTGGCGCGCTACGGCCAGGACGGCATGGCCGTGGGAGCCGTGCTGTTCGACCGCAGCCGGCGGATCTGCGCCGAGGGCCCGCGGGGGGGAGCCCTGCTGCGCCGCCTGGCGGAGCCCTCCCTCTGA
- a CDS encoding alanine--glyoxylate aminotransferase family protein, which translates to MQDKLTLMIPGPTPVPESVLLAMSRHPIGHRSADFQKIVKRTTAQLQWLHQTSGNVLALTGSGTAAMEAGIVNVLSRGDTVLCGDNGKFGERWVKVAKAYGLHVQVIKAEWGQPLDPEAFRHALEADTEKRIRAVILTHSETSTGVINDLETIAGHVRAHGTALTIADCVTSLGACDVPMDRWGLDVVGSGSQKGYMMPPGLGFVAMGERAWTAYERSDLPKFYLDLGKYRKSAAGDSNPFTPPVNLYFALEAALEMMQQEGLEAIFARHARHRAAAQAGMTAMGLPLYAAEGHGSPAITAVAPEGIDAEVLRKAVKERFDILLAGGQDHLKGKVFRIGHLGFVCDRDVLTAVAAIEATLQALGLHKGTAGAGVAACAAALAG; encoded by the coding sequence ATGCAGGACAAGCTCACCCTGATGATTCCCGGCCCCACCCCGGTGCCGGAGAGCGTGCTGCTGGCCATGAGCCGCCATCCGATCGGCCACCGCAGCGCCGACTTCCAGAAGATCGTCAAGCGCACCACCGCGCAGCTGCAGTGGCTGCACCAGACCAGCGGCAACGTGCTGGCGCTGACGGGCAGCGGCACGGCCGCCATGGAGGCCGGCATCGTGAACGTGCTCAGCCGGGGCGACACGGTGCTCTGCGGCGACAACGGCAAGTTCGGTGAGCGCTGGGTGAAGGTGGCGAAGGCCTACGGGCTGCACGTGCAGGTGATCAAGGCCGAATGGGGCCAGCCCCTCGATCCGGAGGCGTTCCGCCATGCCCTCGAGGCCGACACCGAGAAGCGGATCCGGGCCGTGATCCTCACCCACTCGGAAACCTCCACCGGCGTGATCAACGACCTGGAGACCATCGCGGGCCATGTGCGCGCCCACGGCACCGCCCTCACCATCGCCGACTGCGTCACCAGCCTGGGCGCCTGCGACGTGCCGATGGACCGCTGGGGCCTCGATGTGGTGGGCTCCGGCTCCCAGAAGGGCTACATGATGCCGCCGGGCCTCGGCTTCGTGGCCATGGGCGAGCGGGCCTGGACCGCCTACGAGCGCTCCGACCTGCCGAAGTTCTATCTGGACCTGGGCAAATACAGAAAATCGGCAGCAGGCGACAGCAATCCCTTCACCCCGCCGGTGAACCTCTACTTCGCCCTGGAGGCGGCGCTGGAGATGATGCAGCAGGAGGGGCTGGAGGCCATCTTCGCCCGCCATGCCCGCCACCGCGCCGCCGCCCAGGCCGGCATGACGGCGATGGGCCTGCCGCTCTATGCGGCCGAGGGCCATGGCAGCCCGGCCATCACCGCCGTGGCGCCTGAGGGCATCGATGCCGAGGTGCTGCGCAAGGCGGTGAAGGAGCGGTTCGACATCCTGCTGGCCGGCGGCCAGGACCACCTCAAGGGCAAGGTGTTCCGCATCGGCCACCTGGGCTTTGTGTGCGACCGCGACGTGCTGACCGCCGTGGCCGCCATCGAGGCCACCCTCCAGGCGCTGGGCCTGCACAAGGGCACCGCGGGAGCCGGCGTGGCCGCCTGCGCGGCGGCGCTGGCCGGCTGA
- a CDS encoding AbrB family transcriptional regulator, with amino-acid sequence MRGHTGPDESTHSGLSQGQTGPMSHPWNLILYACIGTAGGLLALRTGIPAAPLAGALLAVGLVSMSGRLETAAWPVGTRTALEIGIGTVIGAGLSSAVLEQLQQLWRPALVITLSLVLAGLAIALLCTRLLGVDPTIALLGAAPGGISGMSLVGAEFGVGAAVAALHAIRLITVLLVLPLLVRLLVSDGAGAP; translated from the coding sequence ATGAGGGGACACACGGGTCCCGATGAGAGCACACATTCCGGGCTCAGCCAAGGTCAGACTGGACCGATGAGCCATCCCTGGAATCTGATTCTCTACGCCTGTATCGGGACGGCCGGGGGGCTGCTGGCCCTGCGCACCGGCATACCCGCCGCCCCCCTGGCCGGCGCATTGCTGGCCGTGGGCCTGGTGAGCATGAGTGGCCGGCTGGAGACGGCCGCGTGGCCGGTCGGCACCCGTACCGCCCTCGAGATCGGGATCGGCACCGTGATCGGTGCCGGGCTCAGCAGCGCTGTTCTCGAGCAGCTCCAGCAGCTCTGGCGACCCGCCCTGGTCATCACCCTCAGCCTGGTGCTCGCCGGCCTGGCGATCGCGCTCCTCTGCACCCGTCTGCTCGGCGTGGATCCCACCATCGCTCTGCTCGGGGCCGCTCCGGGAGGGATCAGCGGCATGAGCCTGGTGGGGGCCGAGTTCGGCGTGGGGGCCGCCGTGGCCGCCCTGCACGCGATCCGGTTGATCACGGTGCTGCTGGTCCTGCCCCTGTTGGTGAGGCTGCTGGTGTCGGACGGTGCGGGTGCCCCCTGA